In Sphingobacterium sp. SRCM116780, the genomic stretch AATTCCAGTATGGTACGATTAAAAGCCGAATAATTCGACATACAAATATAGCATTAATTATATTTAAACACAGATTGTAATTGGGTGATTTAATTTTCAAATTAGTCGATCTCTATTGATAAGATTTCTCTAGAGTATCGACAACCCATTTTTTATTATAGAGAATACACTTTTCTGCAATAAATAAAATAAAAGATGTCAAAGATCATCCGTTGTCATCTTCATCGACGACTTTAGTTAGAATTATAAGAAGGTGTTTAATTCATTTTTTTCTTTCCCAAGGACCTCTTTCTGTAACCATTTTTCATCACGACTTTTAAATACCAAAATACTATCCTCATCTAATATCATGATTTTTTTTGCCATCACTAATAGTTCTTTCAGTTTTACTTCTGTTATTTCACCTTCGAATACAGAATTCTGAATCCAATTTAAGTATCTACGACATAATTTCAACATTTTCCCAACACGTTTTTCCCCAATATCATAAACCAGTATTACGTACATATTACCATCTAGCTTTAAAAGGTTTATACTCTTCCAACCCTAAAATGTGTTTGGTTAACTTATAGCACTCTAATTTTATAAGATGTTTATAACTCACGTTTCTTTTTAATACAGGATGTTTAAAAGTTTCATTGATTCGTTCTTCCCAGACACGTACGAATGTTTTTCGACCAGATTCTTTGAGTAAACAACTATTGACCTGATGGTCAAAATCTTTTGCTTGTATTTCTTTTTTATTTAGGAGTCTAAAAATGGTACGATCAACTAATATTGGTTTAAAAATTTCAGCGATATCCAGCGCAAGTGAAAATCTCCTATAACCAGGTTCATGTAAAAAACTGATCGTAGGATTCAATTGTGTATGATATATTTGACTTAGACATAGGGTATAACATAGCATATTGCCAAATGAAATTAATGCATTAATTTCATTTTGAGGAGGTCGTTTACTACGATTCTCCATTTGAAAATCTGTTGAAATAATGGTATCGAACGCTGAATAATAAGTCTGTCTAATATTGCCTTCTATTCCCATCAATTCATCGATTGCATGAGAATTACTAATTAAGGAAGCATAGCTTTCCATCACCTCCAAAGTAGGAGAGAGGTCTTCTTTATCTCGATTGATATAATAACGTAAATTCTTTCCCATATTGAATGCTGCTCCAGTTATAAATTTTTGAGCTATAGCCATTCTTTTTCGTTTATCGATATAGCTTCTCGTTTGTTCGATCTGCATTTTACCTGCCAATAGATATTCTTTTGGATGAAAAGAACCTGTATAATGTTCATAATAATCAAAAAAATGAACAGCAATACCTGCTTTCCCTAAAAAATTGTATAAAGCGCTATTTGCATCTAGGCTACCAAAACAAAATAAATCTGAAACTCCTTCAACAGGAATATACTTGACTTGTCCTTCTTTTCCATTCTCATCAACAGGTGTAAATTTAAGTGTATTATCCTTGCGACTCATCCGTCCAGGATTGAAGAGATAATATGTTTTCTTCATTCTTCATTAATATAACATAGTTCATAATAGGAGCAGCTTTTACATATTTTAGCTTTGATAACAGATGGACATAATTCTGAATTTCTTAATTCAGCAATTCCTTTAATAGAGCTTTTTAACTCTTCAATATCCTTCTCTGTTAAACGTAATACATCTCTTTGTCTTAATAACGGATACTCCAGTATAGCCGTTGCATCTTCCACTCCGTTTAATTTTAGTAACCATAAATAGAATTTGACCTGCCATTCATGGGCTACTTCAACCTTATCACTTCGTTTTGTTTCGTGAACAGTTTTTT encodes the following:
- the cas2 gene encoding CRISPR-associated endonuclease Cas2 yields the protein MYVILVYDIGEKRVGKMLKLCRRYLNWIQNSVFEGEITEVKLKELLVMAKKIMILDEDSILVFKSRDEKWLQKEVLGKEKNELNTFL
- the cas1b gene encoding type I-B CRISPR-associated endonuclease Cas1b, whose amino-acid sequence is MKKTYYLFNPGRMSRKDNTLKFTPVDENGKEGQVKYIPVEGVSDLFCFGSLDANSALYNFLGKAGIAVHFFDYYEHYTGSFHPKEYLLAGKMQIEQTRSYIDKRKRMAIAQKFITGAAFNMGKNLRYYINRDKEDLSPTLEVMESYASLISNSHAIDELMGIEGNIRQTYYSAFDTIISTDFQMENRSKRPPQNEINALISFGNMLCYTLCLSQIYHTQLNPTISFLHEPGYRRFSLALDIAEIFKPILVDRTIFRLLNKKEIQAKDFDHQVNSCLLKESGRKTFVRVWEERINETFKHPVLKRNVSYKHLIKLECYKLTKHILGLEEYKPFKARW
- the cas4 gene encoding CRISPR-associated protein Cas4 → MNIIATHINYYQICKRKLWFFTNGINMEHTSDIVYDGKLLHENSYPQRNNKHSEITLSASFERIELYGKIDFYDALKKTVHETKRSDKVEVAHEWQVKFYLWLLKLNGVEDATAILEYPLLRQRDVLRLTEKDIEELKSSIKGIAELRNSELCPSVIKAKICKSCSYYELCYINEE